A region of Zonotrichia leucophrys gambelii isolate GWCS_2022_RI unplaced genomic scaffold, RI_Zleu_2.0 Scaffold_178_96999, whole genome shotgun sequence DNA encodes the following proteins:
- the LOC135461127 gene encoding olfactory receptor 14C36-like, whose translation MSNSSSIRHFLLLPLADTRQLQLLHFCLLLGISLAALLGNGLIISAVACSHHLHMPMFFFLLNLALSDLGSICTTVPKAMHNSLWDTRNISYTGCAAQLFFFVFFISAELSLLTVMCYDRYVSICKPLHYGTLLGSRACAHMAAAAWASAFLYSLLHTANTFSLPLCQGNVLGQFFCEIPPILKLSCSNSYLRELKVIVFSISLALGCFVFIVFSYVQIFRAVLRIPSEQGRHKAFSTCLPHLAVVSLFLSTAVFYYLKPPSMSSPSLDLALSVLYSVVPPALNPLIYSLRNQELKAAVQRLMSGCLVSVNVDSLVL comes from the exons atgtccaacagcagctccatcaggcacttcctcctgctgccattggcagacacgcggcagctgcagctcctgcacttctgcctcttgctgggcatctccctggctgccctcctgggcaacggcctcatcatcagcgccgtagcctgcagccaccacctgcacatgcccatgttcttcttcttgctcaacctggccctcagcgacctgggctccatctgcaccactgtccccaaagccatgcacaattccctctgggacaccaggaacatctcctacacaggatgtgctgctcagctctttttctttgtgttcttcatctcagcagagctttccctcctgactgtcatgtgctacgaccgctatgtgtccatctgcaaacccctgcactacgggaccctcctgggcagcagagcttgtgcccacatggcagcagctgcctgggccagtgcctttctctattcacttctgcacacagccaatacattttctctgcccctgtgccaaggcaatgtcctgggccagttcttctgcgAAATTCCCCCAATCCTCAAACTCTCCTGCTCAAATTCCTACCTGAGGGAACTTAAGGTTATtgttttttccatctctttagcacttggttgttttgtgttcattgttttctcctatgtgcagatcttcagggctgtgctgaggatcccctctgagcagggacggcacaaagccttttccacctgcctccctcacctggctgtggtctctctgttcctcagcactgccgTATTTTactacctgaagcccccctccatgtcctccccatccctggatctggccctgtcagttctgtactcggtggtgcctccagccctgaaccccctcatctacagcctgaggaaccaggaacTCAAGGCTGCCGTGCAGAGACTGATGTCTGGATG tttGGTCAGTGTCAACGTTGActccttggttctgtga